A genome region from Ottowia testudinis includes the following:
- a CDS encoding superoxide dismutase, giving the protein MERTLPPLPYAYDALAPAYSKETLEYHHDKHHKAYVDKLNELQKGTEFENMELEDVIKKSSGGIYNQAAQIWNHTFFWNCMKPNGGGEPTGALLDAINKKWGSYADFKKAFVTSAVGNFGSGWTWLVKKPDGSVDIVNMGAAGTPLTTGDTAVFTVDVWEHAYYIDYRNLRQKFVETYLDKLANWDFAAKNFG; this is encoded by the coding sequence ATGGAACGCACCCTGCCCCCCCTGCCGTATGCCTACGACGCGCTGGCGCCCGCCTACAGCAAGGAAACGCTCGAATACCACCACGACAAGCACCACAAGGCCTATGTCGACAAGCTGAACGAGCTGCAAAAAGGCACCGAGTTCGAGAACATGGAGTTGGAGGACGTCATCAAGAAGTCCAGCGGCGGCATCTACAACCAGGCCGCGCAGATCTGGAACCACACCTTCTTCTGGAACTGCATGAAGCCCAATGGCGGCGGCGAGCCCACCGGCGCGCTGCTTGACGCCATCAACAAGAAGTGGGGCAGCTACGCCGACTTCAAAAAGGCCTTTGTGACCAGCGCCGTGGGCAACTTCGGCTCGGGCTGGACCTGGCTGGTGAAAAAGCCCGACGGCTCGGTCGACATCGTCAACATGGGCGCCGCCGGCACGCCGCTGACCACCGGCGACACCGCCGTGTTCACGGTGGACGTGTGGGAGCACGCGTACTACATCGACTACCGCAACCTGCGCCAGAAGTTCGTCGAGACCTACCTCGACAAGCTGGCCAACTGGGACTTCGCGGCCAAGAACTTCGGCTGA
- the xseA gene encoding exodeoxyribonuclease VII large subunit: MNTGFEPPNPALAPRVWAVGALTRAVAGALESRFNPVAVRGEISGFTRAASGHGYFSLKDDAGQLRCAMFRRAAGLLNFSPRDGDQVEVRGRLTVYEPRGDLQLVVESMQRAGQGALFEQFLRLKARLEAEGLFDAARKRPLPAWPRGIGLVTSLGAAALHDVLTALARRAPHVPVLLAPAAVQGASAPAELRAALQKLYLLALDGQAPEADFVQDHGAPPIDVILLVRGGGSIEDLWAFNDEQLARTIAASPVPVIVGVGHETDFSIADFVADLRAPTPTAAAELVSLPREQALRDLQARHERLHRALRRRLDAEAQRLDWLQGRLARPADVLAAERLRLDRLDTRLGHARALRLERERARLTRLAERLPRTLPAPIAAERVRLAHLADRLPSAVARQLGAAHERLARAGLRLSLLDPQLVLERGYAWLEDAGGRPVTRAAQTAPGQALAATLADGKVDLSVVRPRSR; encoded by the coding sequence ATGAACACTGGTTTCGAGCCGCCAAACCCAGCATTGGCGCCGCGCGTTTGGGCGGTTGGCGCGCTGACCCGCGCCGTGGCGGGCGCGCTGGAGTCGCGCTTCAACCCGGTCGCGGTGCGCGGCGAGATTTCGGGCTTCACCCGCGCGGCCAGCGGGCATGGCTACTTTTCGCTGAAAGACGATGCCGGCCAGCTGCGCTGCGCCATGTTCCGGCGCGCTGCCGGGCTGCTGAATTTCAGCCCGCGCGATGGCGACCAGGTCGAGGTGCGCGGGCGCTTGACGGTGTACGAGCCGCGCGGCGACCTGCAACTGGTGGTCGAATCCATGCAGCGCGCCGGGCAGGGCGCCTTGTTCGAGCAGTTCCTGCGGCTGAAGGCCAGGCTGGAGGCCGAAGGCCTGTTCGACGCCGCCCGCAAGCGTCCGCTGCCCGCGTGGCCGCGCGGCATTGGCCTGGTCACCTCGCTCGGCGCGGCGGCGCTGCACGACGTGCTGACGGCGCTGGCGCGGCGCGCGCCCCACGTGCCGGTGCTGCTGGCACCCGCGGCCGTGCAGGGCGCGAGCGCACCCGCCGAGCTGCGCGCGGCGCTACAAAAACTGTATCTGCTCGCGCTGGATGGGCAAGCGCCAGAGGCTGATTTTGTTCAAGATCATGGCGCGCCGCCGATCGACGTCATCCTGCTGGTGCGTGGCGGCGGCTCGATCGAGGACCTGTGGGCCTTCAATGATGAGCAGCTGGCCCGCACCATCGCCGCCAGCCCGGTGCCGGTGATCGTCGGCGTGGGCCACGAGACCGATTTCAGCATCGCCGACTTCGTCGCCGACCTGCGCGCGCCCACGCCCACCGCCGCCGCCGAACTGGTCAGCCTGCCGCGCGAGCAGGCCCTGCGCGACTTGCAGGCGCGGCACGAGCGCCTGCACCGCGCGCTGCGCCGCCGCCTGGACGCCGAGGCCCAGCGCCTGGACTGGCTGCAAGGCCGCCTGGCGCGCCCGGCCGACGTCTTGGCGGCCGAACGTCTGCGCCTGGACCGGCTCGACACCCGCCTGGGCCACGCCCGCGCGCTGCGCCTGGAGCGTGAGCGCGCCCGCCTGACGCGCCTGGCCGAGCGCCTGCCGCGCACCCTGCCGGCGCCCATCGCCGCCGAGCGCGTGCGCCTGGCGCACCTGGCCGATCGCCTGCCCAGCGCCGTGGCGCGCCAGCTGGGCGCCGCGCACGAGCGGCTGGCGCGCGCCGGGCTGCGGCTGTCGCTGCTCGATCCGCAACTGGTGCTGGAGCGTGGCTACGCCTGGCTGGAAGATGCCGGCGGCCGCCCCGTCACCCGCGCCGCGCAGACCGCGCCCGGCCAGGCGCTGGCCGCCACCCTGGCCGATGGCAAGGTTGATCTCAGCGTGGTTCGGCCGCGATCGCGCTGA
- a CDS encoding MotA/TolQ/ExbB proton channel family protein, protein MLSIIQAAGWPIWPLILCSILALAFIVERFISLKTSRVLGHKLVDEAIGVSRQAVPPPETVNQLEQHSDMGRVLAAGWRAINSNPRCSPEEMRAAMEAAGRTVTHRLERYLPALATIASAAPLLGLLGTVIGMIEIFGSQAPAGALSGGNPAQLAHGISVALYNTAFGLIVAIPALIFWRYFRARVDGYVLALELAAERFARHLEPLCGGRRAEAKR, encoded by the coding sequence TTGCTTTCCATCATACAAGCCGCCGGCTGGCCGATCTGGCCGCTCATCCTGTGTTCCATCCTGGCGCTGGCCTTCATCGTCGAGCGCTTCATCAGCCTGAAAACCAGCCGCGTGCTGGGCCACAAGCTGGTGGACGAGGCCATCGGCGTCTCGCGCCAGGCGGTGCCGCCGCCCGAGACGGTGAACCAGCTCGAACAGCATTCGGACATGGGGCGGGTGCTGGCCGCCGGCTGGCGCGCCATCAACAGCAACCCGCGCTGCAGCCCCGAGGAAATGCGCGCCGCGATGGAAGCAGCCGGCCGCACCGTCACCCACCGGCTGGAGCGCTACCTGCCGGCGCTGGCCACCATCGCCTCGGCGGCGCCGCTGCTCGGCTTGCTGGGCACGGTGATCGGCATGATCGAGATCTTCGGCTCGCAGGCGCCGGCCGGCGCGCTCTCGGGCGGCAATCCGGCGCAACTGGCGCACGGCATCTCGGTGGCGCTGTACAACACGGCGTTCGGCTTGATCGTGGCGATTCCGGCGCTGATCTTCTGGCGCTACTTTCGCGCCCGGGTCGACGGCTACGTGCTGGCGCTGGAGCTGGCGGCCGAGCGCTTTGCGCGCCACCTGGAGCCGCTGTGCGGCGGCCGCCGCGCGGAGGCCAAGCGGTGA
- a CDS encoding ExbD/TolR family protein translates to MKFRPHPPEEPEINLIPFIDVLLVILIFLMLTTTYSKFTELQVTLPTASADNARDRPKEIVVAVASDGRYAVNKQPLAGNSVEAVANALRAVAAKDSVLIISADAAAPVQAAVTAMDAARRVGLTQITFAAKTGTSP, encoded by the coding sequence GTGAAGTTCCGCCCCCACCCGCCGGAGGAGCCGGAGATCAACCTGATCCCGTTCATCGACGTGCTGCTGGTGATCCTGATCTTTCTGATGCTGACCACCACCTACAGCAAGTTCACCGAGCTGCAGGTGACCCTGCCCACCGCCAGCGCCGACAACGCGCGCGATCGGCCCAAGGAGATCGTGGTGGCCGTAGCCTCGGACGGCCGCTATGCCGTCAACAAGCAGCCGCTGGCGGGCAACAGCGTCGAGGCGGTGGCCAACGCGCTGCGCGCCGTGGCCGCCAAGGACAGCGTGCTGATCATCAGCGCCGACGCCGCCGCCCCGGTGCAAGCGGCCGTCACCGCCATGGACGCGGCGCGCCGGGTGGGGCTGACGCAAATCACTTTCGCGGCGAAAACAGGCACATCCCCCTGA
- the lpxK gene encoding tetraacyldisaccharide 4'-kinase, with protein MLRALLEHRLRAAWTRRGPLAVLLWPLSRLYGALAARRRAADASNATRLPVPVIVAGNVVAGGAGKTPTTLAIVAHLRARGWRPGIVSRGHGRIGGDTREVLAHSDPAGVGDEPLLLRRRAGVPVFVAARRAEAGRALLAAHPGTDVLVCDDGLQHAALARDVEICVFDARGTGNGWLLPAGPLREPWPRAADLVLCTEPCPALSQPGATGAPAPVFSATRRLADHALGAGGGRVPLAGLRGQPLTAVAGIARPEAFFDMLRAAGLTLADTIALPDHYDFSSWPRLPDKRKGLICTEKDAPKLWRHDPAALAVPLLLNVPPAFFAALDERLAAQGYHPASP; from the coding sequence ATGCTCCGCGCCCTCCTCGAACACCGCCTGCGCGCCGCCTGGACGCGGCGCGGGCCGCTGGCCGTGCTGCTGTGGCCGCTCTCGCGGCTGTACGGCGCGCTGGCGGCGCGGCGGCGGGCGGCGGATGCATCGAACGCCACGCGCCTGCCAGTGCCGGTGATCGTGGCCGGCAACGTGGTGGCCGGCGGCGCGGGCAAGACGCCCACCACGCTGGCCATCGTGGCGCACCTGCGGGCGCGCGGCTGGCGGCCGGGAATCGTCTCGCGCGGGCATGGGCGCATCGGAGGCGACACCCGCGAGGTGCTGGCACACAGCGATCCGGCCGGCGTGGGCGACGAGCCGCTGCTGCTGCGGCGCCGCGCCGGCGTGCCGGTGTTCGTCGCCGCGCGCCGCGCCGAGGCGGGCCGCGCGCTGCTGGCGGCGCACCCAGGCACCGACGTGCTGGTGTGCGACGACGGCCTGCAGCACGCAGCGCTGGCGCGCGACGTGGAAATCTGCGTGTTCGACGCCCGCGGCACCGGCAACGGCTGGCTGCTGCCGGCCGGGCCGCTGCGCGAGCCGTGGCCGCGCGCGGCGGACCTGGTGCTGTGCACCGAGCCGTGCCCCGCGCTCAGCCAGCCCGGCGCCACTGGCGCGCCCGCGCCCGTATTCAGCGCCACGCGCCGTCTGGCCGATCACGCGCTTGGCGCCGGCGGCGGCCGCGTGCCGCTGGCCGGCCTGCGCGGCCAGCCGCTCACCGCCGTCGCGGGCATTGCCCGCCCCGAAGCCTTCTTCGACATGCTGCGCGCCGCCGGGCTGACATTGGCGGACACCATCGCACTGCCCGATCACTATGATTTCAGTAGCTGGCCGCGCTTGCCAGACAAGCGCAAGGGCCTGATTTGCACCGAAAAAGACGCCCCCAAGCTGTGGCGCCACGACCCCGCCGCCCTGGCCGTGCCGCTGCTGCTGAACGTGCCGCCCGCCTTCTTCGCCGCGCTGGACGAGCGGCTGGCGGCGCAGGGCTATCATCCCGCCAGCCCATGA
- a CDS encoding VOC family protein produces the protein MISHIDHVVLTVADIERSVAFYQRVLRMTPVTFAGGRRALAFGRQKINLQTLGQEPRNRAAVGAGDLCLIAGRPLPEVMAHLAAEGVPLLEGPVAKSGAQGPIESVYFNDPDGHLIEVSVYPGASAAPA, from the coding sequence ATGATTTCGCACATCGACCACGTCGTGCTCACCGTCGCCGACATCGAGCGTTCGGTGGCTTTCTACCAGCGCGTGCTGCGCATGACGCCCGTCACCTTTGCCGGCGGCCGGCGCGCGCTGGCGTTTGGGCGCCAGAAGATCAATCTGCAAACCCTCGGCCAGGAGCCGCGCAACCGCGCCGCCGTGGGCGCGGGCGACCTGTGCCTCATCGCCGGCCGGCCGCTGCCCGAGGTGATGGCGCACCTGGCGGCCGAAGGCGTGCCGCTGCTGGAAGGCCCGGTGGCCAAATCCGGCGCGCAGGGCCCGATCGAGTCGGTGTATTTCAACGACCCGGACGGCCACTTGATCGAGGTCAGCGTCTATCCGGGCGCCAGCGCCGCTCCTGCATGA
- a CDS encoding Trm112 family protein, translating into MDAKLLELLVCPVTKGPLDFDRDKSELISRSARLAYPVRDGIPVMLESEARTLPDEELDALPPRTPLVG; encoded by the coding sequence ATGGACGCCAAACTGCTTGAACTGCTGGTCTGCCCGGTCACCAAGGGCCCGCTCGACTTCGACCGTGACAAAAGCGAGCTGATCTCGCGCTCGGCCCGCCTGGCTTACCCGGTGCGCGACGGCATCCCCGTCATGCTGGAGAGCGAGGCGCGCACGCTGCCGGACGAGGAACTGGACGCCCTGCCCCCGCGCACGCCGCTGGTGGGCTGA
- the kdsB gene encoding 3-deoxy-manno-octulosonate cytidylyltransferase, with translation MFTVLIPARLASTRLPNKPLADIGGKPMVVRVAEQAEKSGAAQVIVAADAPEILQACASHGVRAVPTRADHPSGSDRLAEACALLGLAGDDVVVNVQGDEPMIDPALIDAVAHLLMNQPLAQMGTAAHAIKSVEEFVNPNVVKVVTDARGLALTFSRAPLPWWRDGFAQGITQLPAQPAPLRHIGIYSYRAAFLRAFPALPPAPLEQCEALEQLRALWHGHRIAVHVADDAPGAGVDTPEDLARVRATWAAAAG, from the coding sequence ATGTTCACCGTCCTCATCCCCGCCCGCCTGGCATCCACCCGCCTGCCGAACAAGCCGCTGGCCGACATCGGCGGCAAGCCGATGGTGGTGCGCGTGGCCGAGCAAGCCGAAAAATCCGGCGCCGCGCAGGTCATCGTCGCCGCCGATGCGCCCGAAATCCTCCAGGCCTGCGCCAGCCACGGCGTGCGCGCCGTGCCAACCCGCGCCGACCACCCCAGCGGCAGCGACCGGCTGGCCGAAGCCTGCGCGCTGCTCGGCCTGGCGGGCGACGATGTGGTGGTCAACGTGCAGGGCGACGAGCCCATGATCGATCCGGCGCTCATCGACGCCGTCGCCCATCTGTTGATGAATCAGCCGCTGGCGCAGATGGGGACAGCGGCACACGCTATAAAAAGCGTAGAAGAATTCGTCAACCCGAACGTCGTCAAGGTGGTGACCGACGCCCGCGGCCTGGCCCTCACCTTCAGCCGCGCGCCGCTGCCGTGGTGGCGTGACGGCTTTGCGCAAGGCATCACGCAACTGCCCGCGCAGCCGGCGCCGCTGCGCCACATCGGCATTTACAGCTATCGAGCGGCCTTCCTGCGCGCCTTTCCCGCCCTGCCGCCCGCGCCGCTGGAACAGTGCGAGGCGCTGGAGCAGTTGCGCGCCCTGTGGCACGGTCACCGCATCGCCGTGCATGTGGCAGACGATGCGCCGGGCGCCGGCGTCGACACGCCCGAGGATCTGGCGCGGGTGCGGGCAACGTGGGCGGCCGCGGCCGGTTGA
- the adk gene encoding adenylate kinase, translating to MRLILLGAPGAGKGTQAAFICQQYGIPQISTGDMLRAAVKAGTPLGLQAKSVMESGGLVSDGLIINLVKERIAEPDCAGGFLFDGFPRTIPQADAMKAAGVKLDYVLEIDVPFDAIIERMSGRRSHPASGRIYHVKYNPPKVEGHDDITGEPLVQRDDDQEDTVKKRLDVYTEQTRPLVDYYSQWAAREPGAAPKYRKISGTGSVDDITARALQALAS from the coding sequence ATGAGACTGATTCTTCTGGGCGCCCCCGGCGCCGGCAAAGGCACGCAAGCGGCCTTCATCTGCCAGCAATACGGCATTCCGCAAATCTCCACCGGCGATATGCTGCGCGCCGCCGTCAAGGCTGGCACGCCGCTGGGCCTGCAGGCCAAGAGCGTGATGGAATCCGGCGGCCTGGTCAGCGACGGCCTGATCATCAACCTGGTGAAAGAGCGCATCGCCGAGCCCGATTGCGCGGGCGGCTTTCTGTTCGACGGTTTCCCCCGCACCATTCCGCAGGCCGACGCCATGAAGGCCGCTGGCGTCAAGCTCGACTACGTGCTGGAAATCGACGTGCCCTTCGACGCCATCATCGAGCGCATGAGCGGCCGCCGCAGCCACCCGGCATCCGGCCGCATCTACCACGTCAAATACAACCCGCCCAAGGTCGAAGGCCACGACGACATCACCGGCGAGCCGCTGGTGCAGCGCGACGACGACCAGGAAGACACGGTGAAAAAGCGCCTGGACGTGTACACCGAGCAAACGCGCCCCCTGGTCGACTATTACAGCCAATGGGCCGCCCGCGAGCCCGGCGCCGCACCCAAATACCGCAAGATCAGCGGCACCGGCAGCGTCGACGACATCACCGCGCGCGCGCTGCAGGCGCTGGCGAGCTGA
- the panB gene encoding 3-methyl-2-oxobutanoate hydroxymethyltransferase, which yields MTSASPSPTPAPASPYGTLPPASPPAQRKPISLPRLAQLHASGEKITMLTAYDATFAAVADAAGVECLLVGDSLGMVCQGLPSTVGVSLEAMRYHTESVSRGLHKVQATAWLIADLPFGSYHQSPEQALHSATALMQAGAHMVKLEGGGWTAPTVRFLVERGIPVCAHLGLTPQTVHALGGYRVQGRDDAGAEQLRRHALELQDAGAAMLVLEMVPAALSASLTAELPRCATIGIGAGRGTAGQVLVLHDMLGVNLGKNPKFVRNFMQEAGSVRGAIEAYVRAVKDGSFPDDALHAW from the coding sequence TTGACCAGCGCATCCCCGTCACCCACGCCGGCCCCCGCCTCGCCCTACGGCACCTTGCCGCCGGCATCGCCCCCGGCGCAGCGCAAGCCCATCAGCCTGCCGCGGCTGGCGCAGCTGCACGCCAGCGGCGAGAAGATCACCATGCTGACGGCCTACGACGCCACTTTTGCCGCCGTGGCCGATGCGGCCGGCGTCGAATGCCTGCTGGTGGGCGATTCGCTAGGCATGGTGTGCCAGGGGCTGCCATCCACCGTGGGCGTGTCGCTGGAGGCCATGCGCTACCACACCGAGAGCGTCTCGCGCGGGCTGCACAAGGTGCAGGCCACCGCCTGGCTCATCGCCGATCTGCCGTTCGGCAGCTACCACCAGTCGCCCGAGCAGGCGCTGCACAGCGCCACCGCGCTGATGCAGGCCGGCGCCCACATGGTCAAGCTCGAAGGCGGCGGATGGACGGCACCCACGGTGCGCTTTCTGGTCGAGCGCGGTATCCCCGTGTGCGCGCACCTGGGCCTGACGCCGCAGACCGTGCACGCGCTGGGCGGCTACCGCGTGCAGGGCCGCGACGATGCTGGCGCCGAGCAACTGCGCCGCCACGCGCTGGAGCTGCAAGACGCCGGCGCCGCCATGCTGGTGCTGGAGATGGTGCCCGCCGCGCTGTCCGCCAGCCTGACGGCCGAGTTGCCACGCTGCGCCACCATCGGCATCGGCGCTGGCCGGGGCACCGCCGGCCAGGTGCTGGTGCTGCACGACATGCTGGGCGTGAACCTGGGCAAGAACCCGAAATTCGTGCGCAACTTCATGCAAGAGGCCGGCAGCGTGCGCGGCGCGATCGAAGCCTACGTGCGCGCGGTCAAGGACGGCAGCTTTCCCGACGACGCGCTGCACGCCTGGTAG